A segment of the Corynebacterium liangguodongii genome:
GCGGGTGCGACGCATCGTCGCCACGTTGCCGCGCGACAAAAAGCCCGCCTGGGACGTCATCGAACCGGTCGCGCCCACCCGTGCGCAGGACGAGCTTTACGACGTCGTCCCGGTCGGCAGCCGCGACCCCTACGACGTGCGCGACGCCATCGAGATCATCGTCGACGGAGGCCAGTACGACGAGTTCAAATCCGAGTACGGCACCACCTTGGTCACCGCGTTCGCGCGCATCTACGGACACCCGGTCGGAATCGTCGCCAATAACGGCATCCTGTTTTCCGAATCCGCGCAAAAGGGCGCCCACTTCATCGAGCTGTGCGACCAGCGCGCCATCCCGCTCGTGTTCCTGCAAAACACCACCGGGTTCATGGTGGGGCGCGAGTACGAGGCCGGGGGCATTGCCAAGCACGGCGCAAAGATGGTCAACGCCGTGGCCACCACGCGCGTGCCCAAGTTCACCGTGGTCATCGGCGGCGCGTTCGGCGCCGGCAACTACTCCATGTGCGGCCGCGCCTACTCCCCGAGGTTCTTGTGGATGTGGCCCAACGCGCGGATCTCCGTGATGGGCGGCCCGCAAGCCGCGATGACCATGTCCACGGTGCGCCGCAACCAGATCGAGCGCTCCGGCGGGCAGTGGAGCGCGCAGGAGCAGGAGGACTTCGAGGCTCCCATCCGCGAGCAGTTCGAGCGCGAATCCCACCCCTACTACTCCTCCGCTCGCCTGTGGGACGACGGAGTCATCGACCCGGCCGACACCCGGCGCGTCCTGGGCCTCGCCCTCGACGCCGCGGCGAACGCCCCGCTTGACGACGCCGGCTACGGCGTCTTCCGGATGTAGGAGACAACGACCATGAACGCAACCCACATCGACACCGTTTTAGTGGCCAACCGCGGCGAGATCGCCTGCCGCATCATCCGGACCCTGCGCGCCGCCGGCGTGCGCTCGGTGGCCGTGTACTCCGACGCGGACGCCGACGCCCGCCACGTGCGCGAGGCCGACGTCGCGGTGCACATCGGCGCCGCCCCGGCGCGCGAGTCCTACCTCGTGGCGGAGAAGATCCTCGACGCCGCCACGCGCACCGGGGCGCAGGCCATCCACCCCGGCTACGGCTTCCTGTCGGAAAACGCCGAGTTTGCCAAGGCGTGCGAGGACGCCGGCATCGTCTTCATCGGCCCGCCGGCGTCCGCCATCGAGATCATGGGTGACAAGATCTCGGCGCGTGCGGCCGTCGAAAAGAGAGGCGTGCCCACCGTGCCGGGGATCTCGCGGCCGGGTCTAAGCGACGCCGAGCTTCTCGACGCCGCCCCGGGCATCGGCTTTCCCGTCCTGATCAAGCCCTCCGCCGGCGGCGGGGGTAAGGGCATGCACCGCGTCGAAGCTATCGAGGAGATGGCCGAGGCGCTGACGCGGGCGCGTCGAGAAGCGGCGGGCGCCTTCGGCGACGACACCCTCTTCGTCGAGCACTTCGTGGACACCCCGCGCCACATCGAGGTGCAGATCCTCGCCGATACGCACGGCAACGTCATCCACCTCGCCGAGCGCGAGTGCTCGCTGCAGCGCCGCCACCAGAAAGTCATCGAGGAAGCGCCTAGCCCGCTTCTCGACACCTCCACCCGCGCCGCGATCGGCCAAGCCGCCTGCGATGCCGCGCGAGCGGTCAACTACGTCGGCGCCGGAACCGTGGAATTCATCGTTCCCGCCGCGCGCCCGGGCGACTTCTACTTCATGGAAATGAACACGAGGCTGCAGGTGGAGCATCCCGTGACCGAGGAAATCACCGGGCTTGACCTCGTCGCGCTGCAGCTGGCGATCGCGCGCGGTGAGAAGTTGCCGCTGACCCAAGACGACGTGCGGCTCGACG
Coding sequences within it:
- a CDS encoding carboxyl transferase domain-containing protein, which encodes MTSPHDNREQHLELVEDLSRVLRETARGGSDAARERHTSRGKILPRERINQLLDPGSPFLEVAPLAAHDMYGGKIASAGVIAGIGMVEGRTCLVVANDATVSGGTYYPMTVKKHLRAQEIAADNHLPCIYLVDSGGAMLLNQADVFPDRDHFGRIFYNMANMSKRGIPQISAVMGSCTAGGAYVPAMADENVIVKNQGTIFLAGPPLVKAATGEEVTPEELGGGDLHSSISGVTDHLALDDADALARVRRIVATLPRDKKPAWDVIEPVAPTRAQDELYDVVPVGSRDPYDVRDAIEIIVDGGQYDEFKSEYGTTLVTAFARIYGHPVGIVANNGILFSESAQKGAHFIELCDQRAIPLVFLQNTTGFMVGREYEAGGIAKHGAKMVNAVATTRVPKFTVVIGGAFGAGNYSMCGRAYSPRFLWMWPNARISVMGGPQAAMTMSTVRRNQIERSGGQWSAQEQEDFEAPIREQFERESHPYYSSARLWDDGVIDPADTRRVLGLALDAAANAPLDDAGYGVFRM